One Phaseolus vulgaris cultivar G19833 chromosome 2, P. vulgaris v2.0, whole genome shotgun sequence DNA window includes the following coding sequences:
- the LOC137810526 gene encoding thylakoid lumenal protein TL20.3, chloroplastic isoform X1, translating into MMALNSLSPLSVNSLLVSSSSASMISDSHSKPFAVSCQLNSNRDHREESRKSVGCSAVAANAESRKWGKVVSATLAAAVIAFSSDMSALADLNKFEAEMRGEFGIGSAAQFGSADLRKAVHVNENFRRANFTAADMRESDFSGSTFNGAYLEKAVAYRANFSGADLSDTLMDRMVLNEANLTNAILLRTVLTRSDLAGAIIEGADFSDAVLDLLQKQALCKYASGTNPVTGVSTRVSLGCGNKRRNAYGSPSSPLLSAPPQKLLDRDGFCDEATGLCDAK; encoded by the exons ATGATGGCACTCAATTCATTGTCACCACTTTCAGTTAATTCTCTTCTCGTATCTTCAAGCTCAGCTTCCATGATTTCGGATTCTCATTCAAAGCCCTTTGCCGTTTCCTGCCAATTGAACTCAAACAGAGATCACCGTGAAGAAAGTAGAAAGAGTGTCGGTTGTAGCGCAGTGGCTGCCAATGCAGAATCCAGGAAATGGGGGAAAGTGGTTTCGGCCACGTTGGCGGCCGCCGTTATTGCCTTCAGCTCTGACATGTCTGCCCTTGCTGATCTCAACAAATTTGAGGCTGAAATGAGGGGTGAATTTGGGATAGGATCGGCTGCACAATTTGGCTCTGCAGATCTCAG GAAAGCAGTGCATGTGAATGAAAATTTCAG AAGAGCCAATTTCACAGCTGCTGATATGAGAGAATCTGATTTTAGCGGTTCAACTTTCAATGGTGCATACCTTGAGAAAGCTGTCGCATACAGGGCAAATTTTTCAG GGGCTGATTTAAGTGATACATTGATGGATCGCATG GTTTTAAACGAAGCCAATCTTACTAATGCCATTCTCCTTAGAACAGTCCTCACACGGAGTGACCTTGCGGGTGCCATCATCGAAGGTGCTGACTTTAGTGATGCTGTGTTGGATCTTCTCCAAAAGCAG GCTTTATGCAAGTATGCTAGTGGCACAAATCCTGTGACAGGAGTGAGCACAAGAGTAAGCTTAGGTTGTGGGAACAAACGACGAAATGCTTATGGCTCCCCATCATCTCCCCTTTTAAGTGCTCCGCCACAGAAACTGCTTGACCGAGATGGTTTCTGTGATGAAGCAACAGGACTCTGCGATGCAAAGTAG
- the LOC137810526 gene encoding thylakoid lumenal protein TL20.3, chloroplastic isoform X2 — translation MKISAADMRESDFSGSTFNGAYLEKAVAYRANFSGADLSDTLMDRMVLNEANLTNAILLRTVLTRSDLAGAIIEGADFSDAVLDLLQKQALCKYASGTNPVTGVSTRVSLGCGNKRRNAYGSPSSPLLSAPPQKLLDRDGFCDEATGLCDAK, via the exons ATGAAAATTTCAG CTGCTGATATGAGAGAATCTGATTTTAGCGGTTCAACTTTCAATGGTGCATACCTTGAGAAAGCTGTCGCATACAGGGCAAATTTTTCAG GGGCTGATTTAAGTGATACATTGATGGATCGCATG GTTTTAAACGAAGCCAATCTTACTAATGCCATTCTCCTTAGAACAGTCCTCACACGGAGTGACCTTGCGGGTGCCATCATCGAAGGTGCTGACTTTAGTGATGCTGTGTTGGATCTTCTCCAAAAGCAG GCTTTATGCAAGTATGCTAGTGGCACAAATCCTGTGACAGGAGTGAGCACAAGAGTAAGCTTAGGTTGTGGGAACAAACGACGAAATGCTTATGGCTCCCCATCATCTCCCCTTTTAAGTGCTCCGCCACAGAAACTGCTTGACCGAGATGGTTTCTGTGATGAAGCAACAGGACTCTGCGATGCAAAGTAG
- the LOC137810527 gene encoding acid beta-fructofuranosidase-like isoform X2, whose translation MYYKGWYHFFYQYNPKGAVWGDIVWGHAVSRDLIHWLHLPLAMVADQWYDKNGVWTGSATILPNGEVIMLYTGSTNESVQVQNLAYPADLSDPLLVDWIKYPSNPVLFPPPGIDTKDFRDPTTAWLTSEGKWRISIGSKLNKTGIALVYDTNDFKTYERVEGLLRAVPGTGMWECVDFFPVYSKGENGLDTSINGENVKHVMKVSLDDDRHDYYAVGTYDEKNVKFTPDDLKNDVGIGLRYDYGIFYASKTFYDQNKGRRVLWSWIGESDSEYADVAKGWASIQGIPRTVTLDKKTGSSLLQWPVAEVERLRLGSDEFENLKVKPGSVVPLQIGTAAQLDIVAEFEIDNKALEMTGQSNMEYECSTSGGAAERGALGPFGLLVLADHDLSEYTPTYFYVVKGSDGQLKTSFCSDQSRSSLATDVGKKIFGSSVPVLKDEKLSVRILVDHSVVESFAQGGRTCVTSRVYPTKAIYGAARLFLFNNATQVTVTASVKVWQMNSAFIRPFNPQETNST comes from the exons ATGTACTACAAAGGGTGGTATCACTTCTTCTACCAATACAATCCGAAGGGTGCAGTTTGGGGTGACATAGTTTGGGGGCACGCTGTATCAAGGGACTTGATCCACTGGCTTCACCTTCCTCTAGCAATGGTGGCTGATCAATGGTATGACAAAAATGGCGTGTGGACTGGCTCTGCCACCATCTTACCTAATGGTGAAGTCATCATGCTATACACTGGTTCCACCAACGAGTCAGTGCAGGTCCAAAACCTTGCATACCCTGCAGATCTCTCTGATCCTCTTCTTGTTGATTGGATCAAATACCCTTCAAATCCAGTTCTGTTCCCCCCACCAGGCATCGATACCAAGGATTTTCGTGATCCCACCACAGCTTGGCTCACCTCTGAAGGCAAGTGGCGCATCAGTATTGGTTCAAAGCTTAACAAGACTGGCATTGCCTTGGTTTATGATACCAATGACTTCAAGACCTATGAGCGTGTGGAGGGACTGCTCCGTGCTGTGCCTGGCACTGGGATGTGGGAGTGTGTTGACTTCTTCCCAGTATACAGCAAGGGTGAAAATGGGTTGGATACTTCAATCAATGGGGAGAATGTGAAGCATGTGATGAAGGTTAGCTTGGATGATGATAGACACGATTACTATGCAGTGGGGACTTACGATGAGAAGAATGTCAAGTTCACACCAGATGACTTGAAGAACGATGTTGGTATTGGACTCAGATATGACTATGGTATATTTTATGCATCCAAGACATTTTATGATCAGAATAAGGGAAGGAGAGTGTTGTGGAGTTGGATTGGAGAGTCTGATAGCGAATACGCTGACGTCGCCAAAGGTTGGGCATCAATTCAG GGTATTCCAAGAACAGTGACACTTGATAAGAAAACTGGTAGCAGCTTACTTCAATGGCCTGTAGCAGAGGTTGAACGTTTGAGATTGGGAAGCGATgagtttgaaaatttgaagGTGAAGCCAGGGTCAGTGGTGCCACTTCAAATTGGAACAGCTGCACAG TTGGACATTGTAGCTGAGTTTGAGATAGATAACAAAGCCTTGGAGATGACTGGGCAATCCAATATGGAGTACGAGTGTAGCACCAGTGGCGGAGCAGCAGAACGTGGTGCCTTAGGACCATTCGGTCTTCTAGTTTTGGCTGATCATGATCTTTCTGAATACACTCCCACATACTTTTATGTAGTTAAAGGAAGCGATGGACAACTTAAAACTTCCTTTTGCTCAGATCAATCAAG GTCTTCTCTAGCAACTGATGTTGGTAAGAAAATCTTTGGAAGCTCTGTTCCAGTACTAAAAGATGAAAAACTGTCAGTGAGGATATTG GTGGACCATTCTGTGGTGGAAAGCTTTGCTCAAGGTGGAAGGACATGCGTGACGTCTCGAGTTTATCCAACGAAGGCAATCTATGGAGCTGCTAGATTGTTTCTATTCAATAATGCTACCCAAGTCACTGTGACTGCTTCAGTTAAAGTTTGGCAAATGAATTCTGCATTCATACGCCCCTTCAACCCACAAGAAACTAATTCAACTTAA